One SAR324 cluster bacterium DNA window includes the following coding sequences:
- a CDS encoding outer membrane lipoprotein-sorting protein has protein sequence MSINATANHSKTFLIISLIFLLSLSVTAFGESPEEKGFEIAARSDRSDNGYGDSKVEMTMILRNAAGDETTRSINFTTLERENEEVGDKSLVLFNTPRDIKGTALLSHAQILKPDNQWLYLPALKRVKRISSSNKSGPFVGSEFAFEDFTATELKKFSYKFLREEPCGELTCDVLERVPLYKKSGYSKQISWIDQSIFQLRKLEFYDRRGQLLKVLEASDYREYLDGIWRSHRFAMKNVQTKKQTDLIWADYQFKTGLADNAFEKGKLSRVR, from the coding sequence ATGTCAATCAATGCAACAGCAAATCATTCAAAAACTTTTTTGATCATTTCATTAATCTTTTTGCTTTCTCTTTCTGTAACAGCCTTTGGCGAATCACCCGAGGAAAAAGGTTTTGAAATAGCTGCTAGATCAGATCGATCTGACAACGGTTATGGAGACAGCAAAGTAGAAATGACAATGATTTTGAGAAATGCTGCAGGAGATGAAACGACAAGATCAATCAATTTTACTACTCTGGAAAGAGAAAATGAGGAGGTTGGAGACAAAAGTCTTGTGCTCTTCAACACACCTCGGGACATCAAAGGAACCGCTCTTCTTTCCCATGCACAGATTCTAAAACCTGACAATCAGTGGCTTTATCTGCCAGCCTTAAAAAGGGTCAAGAGAATTTCTTCAAGCAATAAGTCTGGTCCCTTTGTGGGATCAGAATTCGCTTTTGAAGATTTTACAGCTACTGAACTCAAAAAATTCTCATATAAATTTTTGAGAGAGGAGCCATGTGGAGAGTTGACTTGTGATGTTTTGGAAAGAGTACCTTTGTACAAAAAGTCAGGATATTCCAAACAAATAAGTTGGATTGACCAATCAATTTTTCAACTAAGAAAGTTAGAGTTTTATGACCGTAGAGGCCAACTGCTGAAAGTACTTGAAGCATCTGATTACAGAGAGTATTTGGATGGTATCTGGCGCTCTCACAGGTTTGCCATGAAAAATGTACAAACCAAGAAGCAAACAGACTTAATTTGGGCAGATTATCAATTCAAGACCGGATTGGCTGATAATGCTTTTGAGAAAGGAAAGCTGAGCCGGGTTCGGTAA
- the dctP gene encoding TRAP transporter substrate-binding protein DctP — MKSFLPFIKRSITAVLAGTLLFSTPVFSQEFSWKFNNGLPENRNESKELERFANDVGAATDNKLQIKIYHGGSLGLKNEDVLRWLPTGAAEMGLVWANYLGRDAPAMNAVYIQGSVGSTEEHLKAIPVLKDIYAEELKEWGIVPAGFLALPILYASIFCRDEAVNTLEALRTKKLRVWSKDMVETFDKLGVSAQIIGQTEMYVALKTGVVDCAVYPALYAKTVSLQEVTGFASYLYPIAGLPYVLGASEQQWNSLPASMQSEVKKAADNLFARSTDYSDDNEKEQKARQDLEQAGIKWIADFPAQDQRAFLDAAASTWQTMAEEAGGNAPANRAKILKAVGR, encoded by the coding sequence ATGAAAAGCTTTCTTCCATTCATCAAGCGTTCGATCACAGCAGTACTTGCAGGAACACTGCTTTTTTCCACCCCAGTTTTCTCGCAGGAGTTCAGCTGGAAATTCAATAATGGCCTCCCTGAAAATCGTAATGAATCCAAGGAACTTGAACGCTTTGCCAACGATGTTGGTGCAGCTACAGACAACAAGCTACAAATCAAGATCTATCATGGTGGCTCTCTTGGTCTGAAAAACGAGGATGTCCTGCGTTGGCTTCCCACCGGAGCAGCAGAGATGGGCCTGGTCTGGGCCAATTACCTGGGACGGGATGCACCCGCAATGAACGCTGTTTACATTCAGGGTTCTGTGGGCTCCACAGAGGAACACCTGAAGGCGATCCCAGTGCTCAAGGATATCTATGCAGAAGAGTTGAAGGAGTGGGGAATCGTGCCTGCAGGATTCTTGGCTTTGCCGATTCTTTACGCTTCTATCTTTTGTCGTGATGAAGCAGTGAACACGCTGGAAGCACTACGAACAAAGAAACTCCGTGTCTGGAGCAAGGACATGGTCGAAACATTTGACAAGCTCGGTGTATCCGCACAGATCATTGGTCAAACTGAGATGTATGTTGCCTTGAAGACCGGGGTTGTGGATTGTGCGGTCTATCCAGCTCTGTACGCCAAGACCGTTTCCCTACAGGAAGTCACAGGCTTCGCTTCTTACCTCTATCCAATTGCTGGCCTTCCCTACGTTCTAGGAGCTTCTGAGCAACAGTGGAATTCGCTACCAGCTTCCATGCAGTCTGAAGTTAAGAAAGCAGCAGATAATCTCTTTGCACGGTCCACCGACTATTCTGATGACAACGAAAAAGAACAGAAGGCCCGTCAAGATTTGGAGCAAGCCGGGATCAAGTGGATAGCTGATTTTCCAGCTCAGGATCAGCGGGCTTTCCTCGATGCGGCAGCCAGTACCTGGCAAACCATGGCAGAAGAAGCCGGCGGTAATGCTCCAGCCAACAGAGCTAAGATCCTTAAAGCGGTCGGTCGCTGA
- a CDS encoding TRAP transporter small permease encodes MQLISRWMVALAALAGLGMVVMVSVGVVMRYFLNSPLNFTEEVVGLLLSASLFLMLPYLTLHDKHVQITLLRQHPSEKVRWALRILKQLVTLAFFAWMLYETLPWLKFAIKLNLKSEISRLPLLPWMAILPISFFLTGIASLLCLWKIHRSSHDSASSG; translated from the coding sequence GTGCAGTTGATTTCAAGATGGATGGTCGCGCTGGCTGCCTTGGCAGGCTTAGGAATGGTTGTAATGGTTAGCGTGGGAGTAGTGATGCGCTATTTTCTCAACTCCCCGCTGAACTTTACCGAAGAGGTGGTCGGCTTGCTCCTGTCTGCCTCTCTTTTCCTGATGTTGCCCTACCTTACACTGCACGATAAGCACGTGCAGATCACACTGCTTAGACAGCATCCTTCTGAAAAGGTTCGCTGGGCACTGAGGATTCTCAAGCAGTTGGTCACCTTGGCCTTCTTTGCATGGATGCTCTATGAGACTCTTCCATGGTTAAAGTTTGCCATAAAGCTGAACCTCAAATCGGAGATCTCCCGACTTCCTCTACTTCCCTGGATGGCCATTCTCCCCATCTCGTTCTTCTTGACAGGCATCGCCAGTCTGCTCTGCCTTTGGAAGATTCATCGTTCTTCCCACGACTCCGCTTCATCAGGTTGA
- a CDS encoding TRAP transporter large permease, with translation MFWTTLLSTLIATAASSAPLGAALGLTGLIILQFFVNGATSLALNAVWNVLNEFTLSAIPLFIIMGEVMLASGVSQRIYAALSTVFNRVPGNLLHTNIAVCTVFGAISGSSLSTAAAVGAVAYPEMSQRGYDRRMVVGSLAGGGTLGLLIPPSLSLLIYGSLTETSIGQLFLGGIIPGLLMALCFMAYILVRCLRDRTLYPTELELQLPFLQKLKSLLSIWPVAGLVFAVMGTIVLGIATPTEAAGVGVVSAIALGFLWGDLTFRKLVDCFRQAAITYGSIGFVVVGAVILAQSISILGVPQALIEAIEELGWDRYWVLLLVILCYVLLGCLFDGLSLMVMTLPIVFPLLTGLGFDPIWLGVIVTILIEIGQVTPPVGLNLSVIVAVTNHEIGLGKTALATVPYWLLLLLGILVLTLFPNLVLYLPQNHF, from the coding sequence ATGTTTTGGACAACTCTTCTCAGCACACTGATCGCAACAGCTGCCAGTAGTGCTCCCCTCGGCGCAGCGCTCGGTTTGACCGGACTGATCATCCTTCAGTTCTTTGTAAATGGTGCGACTTCCCTAGCTTTGAACGCTGTCTGGAACGTCCTCAATGAGTTTACTCTGAGTGCGATTCCTTTGTTCATCATCATGGGAGAAGTGATGCTGGCTTCTGGAGTCAGTCAACGCATTTACGCAGCCCTGTCAACTGTCTTCAATCGAGTTCCTGGAAACCTGCTACACACTAATATCGCAGTCTGCACAGTCTTTGGGGCAATCAGTGGTTCCAGCCTATCCACTGCAGCTGCTGTCGGAGCAGTAGCCTATCCAGAGATGAGTCAGCGAGGTTATGATCGACGAATGGTGGTTGGAAGTCTGGCTGGCGGTGGAACCCTCGGTCTGCTGATTCCTCCATCCTTATCTTTGTTGATTTATGGTTCACTGACAGAAACTTCGATTGGTCAACTCTTTTTGGGAGGAATCATTCCAGGACTGTTGATGGCGCTCTGCTTCATGGCCTACATCCTTGTGCGCTGTCTGAGGGATCGAACTCTATATCCCACAGAGCTAGAGCTGCAGCTTCCCTTTCTCCAAAAGCTTAAGAGTTTATTGAGCATCTGGCCCGTTGCCGGGCTGGTCTTTGCGGTGATGGGCACAATTGTGCTGGGGATTGCTACCCCAACAGAAGCTGCCGGAGTTGGGGTTGTCAGCGCAATTGCCTTGGGCTTTCTCTGGGGAGACCTAACTTTTCGTAAGCTAGTGGACTGCTTTCGCCAGGCAGCCATCACCTATGGATCGATTGGCTTTGTAGTGGTGGGGGCTGTGATACTCGCTCAATCCATCAGTATTCTGGGAGTACCTCAAGCCTTGATTGAGGCTATCGAAGAGTTGGGTTGGGATCGCTACTGGGTGCTGTTGTTGGTAATTCTCTGCTACGTTCTACTGGGATGTCTGTTTGATGGCTTGTCCCTGATGGTGATGACACTACCGATTGTCTTTCCTCTGCTCACAGGATTGGGTTTTGATCCAATTTGGCTGGGGGTCATTGTCACGATCCTGATTGAGATCGGCCAGGTGACCCCGCCTGTTGGTTTGAATCTCTCAGTGATTGTTGCTGTCACCAACCATGAAATCGGCTTGGGCAAAACCGCTTTGGCAACCGTTCCCTATTGGCTGCTGCTCTTGCTGGGAATTCTCGTGTTGACCCTCTTCCCCAATCTTGTTCTTTACCTGCCACAAAATCATTTCTGA
- a CDS encoding amidase family protein: MNTTSKDYPSLLTWTHRPAWELAQLIREREVTAETVVQAHLTQIKHHNPQIKAVSALDEEEALVRARQADQELSAGNNEIGPLHGVPITLKDHAIVKGMRTTLGLPQYWNYKPSKDCELVARLRRAGAIILGRTNVPFGCYDWNCRNPIYPETVNPWNFSRTPGGSSGGAAAAIATGMTPLDMGSDLAGSIRLPSHCCGILGLRTTDGLLPMNDVGPEDFPDAPSFLTVCGPMGRSITDLHLMLSVLAPEQRQDTPPVPEKLRIAQTDTILDITANEVTQAVIESFLNKLSKDGHKVTRDCAPEVDMAECFELWALITGHLASISLPKLMRTEPLNSILLFYVLQMRMGGGWIAQNLRRGFHSSEQDFQKALERLEEIREQVTKFYDKYDLWMLPNMPGPAFERTRMNWNFKVNGQRVSYGTYNGTYHCTTALMGTPGLTVPIGFSEGLPLSVQVHSRAFSDFWLLKVAEQHLESHAEIRWPTGFGPAS; the protein is encoded by the coding sequence ATGAATACAACGTCTAAGGACTACCCGTCCTTATTGACATGGACTCACCGTCCTGCTTGGGAACTGGCTCAGTTGATTCGCGAAAGAGAGGTCACTGCAGAAACTGTTGTGCAGGCACATCTCACTCAGATCAAGCACCACAATCCTCAAATCAAGGCGGTCAGTGCTCTAGACGAAGAGGAGGCACTTGTGAGGGCAAGGCAAGCCGATCAAGAGTTGTCAGCCGGTAACAACGAAATTGGTCCCTTGCACGGTGTGCCGATTACTCTGAAAGATCATGCGATCGTCAAAGGAATGAGAACGACCCTGGGACTACCACAGTACTGGAATTACAAGCCTTCCAAGGACTGTGAGTTGGTAGCACGGCTACGAAGAGCAGGAGCCATCATCCTTGGACGTACCAACGTTCCGTTTGGATGCTATGACTGGAACTGTCGGAACCCAATCTATCCAGAAACAGTTAATCCATGGAATTTTTCTCGGACTCCTGGTGGATCTTCTGGAGGTGCAGCTGCGGCAATTGCAACCGGAATGACTCCTTTGGACATGGGCTCTGATCTGGCTGGATCTATTCGACTCCCTTCCCACTGCTGCGGAATCCTTGGACTGCGTACCACTGACGGCCTCCTGCCCATGAATGACGTGGGGCCTGAAGATTTTCCTGATGCTCCTTCTTTTCTGACCGTCTGTGGGCCGATGGGTCGCAGCATTACCGATCTCCACTTGATGCTCTCTGTTTTAGCCCCTGAGCAGAGACAGGATACACCTCCGGTCCCTGAAAAACTCCGTATTGCCCAAACCGACACAATTCTGGACATCACCGCCAACGAAGTGACTCAAGCAGTGATCGAATCTTTTCTGAACAAACTGAGTAAAGATGGTCACAAGGTGACAAGAGATTGTGCACCTGAGGTCGACATGGCGGAGTGTTTTGAATTGTGGGCGCTGATCACTGGTCATCTCGCCAGTATCTCACTCCCCAAGTTGATGCGAACGGAACCCCTCAACTCCATCTTGTTGTTCTATGTGTTACAGATGCGAATGGGTGGCGGCTGGATCGCTCAGAATCTTCGAAGAGGATTTCATTCGTCAGAGCAGGATTTTCAAAAAGCCTTGGAGCGACTCGAAGAAATTCGGGAACAGGTGACAAAGTTCTATGACAAGTATGATCTCTGGATGCTTCCAAACATGCCTGGGCCTGCTTTTGAGAGAACTCGGATGAACTGGAATTTCAAAGTGAATGGGCAACGAGTTAGCTATGGAACTTACAACGGAACTTATCACTGTACTACTGCACTGATGGGAACCCCTGGTTTGACAGTGCCGATTGGTTTTAGCGAAGGATTACCACTCAGCGTCCAGGTACACAGCCGAGCTTTTTCTGATTTCTGGTTATTGAAGGTGGCTGAACAGCACCTTGAATCCCATGCAGAGATCCGCTGGCCTACTGGCTTCGGCCCCGCAAGCTAG
- a CDS encoding YHYH protein, whose translation MQRFIKFSLFSLLTAALVSCSSGGSSSGSDNSTSTRDTAQESEPQTTENAGTSNNDSVSDDVGTPVDQDGDQNVNTDSQDNNTTPTDITNYIFTKTNPSCSAYVGDFTSTIKDRGNNRTLSGSLSITANGSTCTISSNSIPNHDVNDTGAFATAIGMVNETFSIPVSPSTANSTTQLTLQYDNAIFLNGAKLDLLAAACYGVGNEPLGQEKIGCFETNIPWRYDPMSPQNQFGTDSHNAHTQPDGAYHYHGDPLAMYDTSGQTASGVIGFAADGFPIYGPFIDDNVSIRRVTSSYVLVDDGGMRQSKSGESAFPGGTYSGTYIDDYEYKQGSGDLDECNGMMINGHYGYFVTNAYPWIMKCFKGSPDSSFRKTSGKP comes from the coding sequence ATGCAACGATTCATAAAATTCAGTCTGTTTTCATTATTGACGGCCGCCTTGGTTTCTTGTTCCAGTGGTGGTTCTTCCAGCGGAAGTGACAACAGCACATCAACTAGGGATACTGCACAAGAATCTGAGCCTCAGACAACAGAAAATGCTGGAACTTCAAATAATGATTCCGTGTCTGATGATGTCGGTACACCTGTAGATCAAGATGGAGATCAAAATGTGAACACTGATTCCCAGGACAACAATACTACACCAACGGACATCACAAACTATATCTTCACGAAGACAAATCCTTCATGCAGTGCCTACGTTGGTGATTTCACTTCCACGATCAAAGACCGTGGCAATAACCGTACTTTGTCAGGATCACTTTCCATTACTGCGAATGGCAGCACCTGCACGATCAGCAGCAACTCGATTCCTAACCATGATGTTAATGATACTGGGGCATTTGCAACAGCGATTGGCATGGTCAACGAAACTTTTAGTATTCCTGTTTCACCATCTACAGCAAACAGTACCACCCAACTTACTCTGCAATACGATAATGCGATTTTTTTAAATGGAGCCAAGCTCGATCTGCTTGCTGCAGCTTGTTATGGAGTTGGTAACGAGCCGTTGGGTCAGGAAAAGATTGGCTGCTTTGAGACGAATATTCCATGGCGCTATGACCCCATGTCTCCCCAGAATCAGTTTGGAACGGATTCTCACAACGCTCATACACAACCGGATGGAGCCTACCATTATCATGGTGATCCTCTAGCTATGTACGACACTTCAGGGCAAACGGCTTCGGGAGTGATTGGATTTGCAGCCGATGGCTTTCCGATTTACGGACCTTTCATCGATGACAATGTAAGCATACGCAGAGTCACTTCAAGCTATGTCCTTGTAGACGATGGCGGTATGCGGCAAAGCAAGTCAGGAGAAAGTGCGTTCCCAGGAGGAACTTATAGTGGTACTTATATCGATGATTATGAATACAAACAAGGTAGTGGAGATCTGGATGAATGCAACGGAATGATGATCAATGGTCATTACGGATATTTTGTGACAAATGCTTATCCTTGGATTATGAAATGCTTCAAAGGGAGTCCTGACAGTTCCTTCCGCAAGACGTCTGGAAAGCCTTAA
- a CDS encoding SpoIIE family protein phosphatase, translating to MVRLSVLTYLITSITIFSLYIAGTCALGSPYVYTGDSKIPIEQFQYLEGMDETTSLSDLKKANWKGEIENIHSYYNGFWVKLAVLNQTDESDLGVRHWTTFEKKLYAVNSKGIQEYDYIKFNDDSYNFIGIDRIQFRYRIVMPINEITTIYSFYRFKPLHRTLSTRHVTFGIDSWENLQSQAFFQIMRNIFFYAILIYLFLNSISSFIVTRDSNYLWLTILLFTLVFSAIYLSGYTIGFRGNPHIGQLIFSCVLISIIQFFRNFLNLDSKIISKLINSLIILHLLIIFYYFIRSFEFPDGEYFTNLEKYPIQPLGIGYFRMVLQFVPTIILLLYFAFLSFKSWQSGDKASGYIVFALTIPVVSFGIMAIIINLANKGYFGLEIINLVALPLGGILLILCPIAINLALEERIKAFKDNAMNNLQSLNTELDNKVRERTLDLQKANNLITDSIQSASVIQSSILPRIEPSHYGFNELIYIWEPRDIVGGDFYWAQQQEDWTALVVADCTGHGIPGAFMTLISSTILDRIASLHDLSQPDRILDQLDDLLSQTFKLSAGDSTNFGLDCGVCCFSKKERILRFAGAKSNLYQKTGAEVKEMKGDKVSLGYDSKEHPIPFKVTETKLDEHSSFYLFSDGITDQVGGAKNLMYGKKRLLRQIKSSNSVAEAIEWIMKDLNNYQADNKRRDDLTLFGFSF from the coding sequence ATGGTTCGTCTGTCAGTTCTTACTTACCTAATCACCAGCATCACAATATTCTCCCTGTACATTGCGGGTACTTGTGCCCTTGGGAGTCCATACGTTTACACTGGTGATTCAAAGATTCCAATCGAGCAATTTCAGTATCTTGAAGGCATGGATGAAACAACTAGTCTATCTGACCTTAAGAAAGCAAATTGGAAAGGTGAAATTGAGAATATACATTCGTATTATAATGGTTTCTGGGTAAAATTAGCAGTTCTTAATCAAACTGATGAATCTGATCTTGGTGTTCGTCATTGGACTACATTTGAAAAGAAATTATATGCAGTTAATTCGAAAGGAATTCAAGAATATGATTATATTAAATTTAATGATGATTCCTATAATTTTATTGGTATTGATAGAATCCAATTTCGATATCGGATTGTGATGCCAATCAATGAAATAACTACAATCTATAGTTTTTATAGGTTTAAACCTCTCCATAGAACACTATCAACCAGGCATGTGACATTTGGTATCGATAGCTGGGAAAATCTACAATCTCAGGCCTTCTTTCAAATCATGCGAAATATCTTCTTTTATGCAATACTTATTTATCTTTTTCTAAATAGCATATCATCATTTATTGTGACAAGAGATTCGAACTATTTATGGTTGACAATTTTACTATTTACTCTGGTATTTTCTGCAATCTATTTATCTGGCTATACCATTGGTTTTCGCGGTAATCCCCACATAGGACAACTAATATTTAGCTGTGTATTGATTTCAATCATTCAATTTTTCAGAAATTTCTTAAATCTTGATTCCAAAATTATAAGTAAATTAATCAATAGCTTAATTATTTTACATTTATTGATTATTTTTTACTACTTTATTAGATCATTCGAATTTCCTGATGGTGAATATTTTACTAACCTTGAAAAGTATCCAATTCAACCATTAGGCATTGGATATTTTCGAATGGTTTTACAGTTTGTACCTACTATTATTTTATTACTTTATTTCGCATTTCTTTCATTCAAATCTTGGCAATCAGGAGATAAAGCCTCAGGTTACATCGTTTTTGCGCTTACGATTCCTGTTGTTTCCTTTGGGATTATGGCAATAATTATTAATCTGGCAAATAAAGGCTACTTTGGACTTGAAATTATTAATCTTGTTGCATTGCCATTAGGTGGCATACTTTTGATACTATGCCCAATTGCAATTAATTTAGCGTTAGAAGAGAGAATAAAAGCGTTTAAAGATAATGCAATGAATAATCTACAGTCCTTGAATACAGAACTTGATAATAAAGTTAGAGAAAGGACTCTTGATCTTCAAAAGGCCAACAACCTAATTACAGACAGTATTCAATCGGCCAGCGTGATCCAATCATCAATTCTACCCAGAATTGAACCAAGCCACTATGGATTCAATGAACTGATCTACATCTGGGAGCCCAGGGACATCGTAGGTGGGGATTTCTATTGGGCCCAACAGCAGGAAGACTGGACAGCACTGGTTGTTGCAGACTGTACAGGACACGGAATCCCTGGAGCTTTTATGACACTCATCTCCAGTACAATCTTGGATCGTATCGCTTCACTACATGATCTCAGTCAGCCAGATCGAATTTTAGATCAACTTGACGATTTATTGAGCCAAACCTTTAAGTTAAGTGCTGGAGATAGCACAAATTTTGGGCTGGATTGTGGAGTTTGTTGTTTTTCGAAGAAAGAGAGAATCTTACGCTTTGCAGGAGCCAAATCAAATCTGTATCAGAAAACGGGGGCAGAGGTAAAAGAGATGAAAGGAGACAAGGTCAGTTTAGGCTATGACTCCAAAGAACACCCAATCCCATTTAAAGTAACTGAAACTAAGCTCGATGAACATTCGAGCTTCTATCTGTTCTCGGATGGAATCACCGATCAAGTCGGTGGAGCAAAGAATCTAATGTATGGCAAGAAGCGTCTCCTGCGTCAAATCAAGTCTTCCAACTCGGTGGCTGAGGCTATTGAATGGATCATGAAAGATCTGAATAACTACCAGGCTGATAACAAAAGAAGAGATGACCTTACCTTGTTCGGATTCTCTTTTTAA
- a CDS encoding MBL fold metallo-hydrolase encodes MKRFSNNMLFNPNQTVPEIVLPEIRPPDLKEFLKPTGSIKFVWFGHSTLLINIQNTIILVDPVFSPSASPVNFIVPRFQPPVLELNELPKIDVVLISHDHYDHLDMNTVQYLSNKVSKFIVPLGVTSHLKSWGVSEEKMVELDWWQSTSFDQVTFTATPAQHFSGRQALFNISQTLWSSWVVQSADVSFYFSGDSGYDVHYKQIGDKFGPIDLVFIDSGQYNVRWREVHNLPEEAVQASIDLKGRYLVAVHWGMFNLAIHNWYDPIQESVKFSKIHGVKLMTPKLGQLISLEDQTVTIDWWSNLIRGIKK; translated from the coding sequence ATGAAGCGATTTTCCAATAATATGCTTTTTAATCCCAATCAAACTGTTCCTGAGATAGTACTGCCCGAAATACGGCCTCCTGATCTCAAGGAGTTTTTAAAGCCGACTGGAAGCATAAAATTTGTTTGGTTTGGTCACTCAACCCTCCTGATAAATATTCAGAACACTATCATCTTAGTAGATCCCGTCTTCTCACCTTCAGCCTCGCCTGTCAATTTCATCGTACCTAGATTTCAACCACCTGTTCTTGAGCTCAATGAGTTACCAAAAATCGATGTCGTTTTGATCTCCCATGACCATTATGACCATCTTGATATGAATACTGTTCAGTACTTGAGTAACAAAGTTTCAAAATTCATTGTACCACTAGGGGTTACATCTCATTTGAAAAGCTGGGGGGTGAGTGAAGAGAAGATGGTTGAATTAGACTGGTGGCAGTCCACATCATTCGATCAGGTTACCTTCACTGCAACACCAGCCCAACACTTCTCCGGCAGACAGGCTCTCTTTAATATATCTCAAACACTTTGGTCTTCTTGGGTTGTTCAGTCAGCAGATGTCAGCTTTTACTTCAGTGGGGATTCAGGGTACGACGTCCACTACAAACAAATTGGAGACAAGTTCGGACCCATTGATTTGGTATTTATTGATAGTGGGCAATACAACGTGCGGTGGCGGGAAGTGCATAATCTACCTGAGGAAGCAGTGCAGGCTTCGATTGATCTCAAGGGACGCTATTTGGTCGCTGTTCATTGGGGTATGTTTAATCTTGCAATCCACAATTGGTATGACCCGATTCAAGAGAGCGTCAAGTTTTCTAAAATACATGGTGTGAAATTAATGACTCCCAAACTGGGTCAATTAATTTCACTGGAAGACCAAACAGTGACTATTGATTGGTGGTCTAATCTGATCAGAGGGATCAAAAAATAA
- a CDS encoding adenylate/guanylate cyclase domain-containing protein: MTDLLSHEESIIEQGKQRVDSEEEIEARHYAELLKAYIKLNKEQNRLIRLSDKSQKKLSVANAKLANFSTKLSKYFSPEVYNSLFTGELDVKVQTQRKLLTIFFSDLEGFTELTERLEPEVLTELLTHYLTEMSKIALRWGGTIDKYIGDAIMIFFGDPASKGEKADAVNCVRMAMEMVDQLAEVRAIWKDKGLALPLNARMGIHTGICTVGNFGSEDRLDYTVIGNGVNLASRLESNAKPNSILISEDTYLHVRSEINCSKNNTIKVKGVSYPVQTYKVEGLMMEQADQFGLTEHQIPGLSLILDQSKIENRALVRKKIKEVLTLLE; encoded by the coding sequence ATGACTGATTTACTTTCTCATGAAGAATCGATTATTGAGCAGGGTAAACAACGAGTTGATTCAGAAGAAGAAATTGAGGCGCGTCACTATGCAGAACTACTCAAGGCGTACATCAAGCTCAATAAGGAGCAAAATCGGCTCATTCGATTGAGTGATAAAAGTCAAAAAAAACTCAGTGTTGCCAATGCTAAATTAGCCAATTTTTCTACGAAACTTTCAAAATACTTCTCCCCGGAGGTTTACAACTCTCTGTTTACCGGTGAACTTGATGTGAAAGTTCAGACTCAAAGAAAACTCCTGACAATTTTCTTTTCTGATCTCGAAGGCTTTACGGAACTGACAGAAAGATTGGAACCCGAAGTACTCACAGAGTTGCTTACCCACTATCTCACTGAAATGTCTAAAATTGCGTTACGGTGGGGAGGAACAATCGACAAGTATATTGGCGACGCAATCATGATTTTCTTTGGTGACCCAGCCAGTAAGGGGGAAAAAGCTGATGCCGTCAATTGTGTCAGGATGGCAATGGAGATGGTCGACCAATTGGCTGAAGTTCGTGCGATCTGGAAAGATAAAGGCCTTGCTCTCCCACTCAATGCGAGAATGGGGATCCACACTGGGATCTGTACCGTTGGGAATTTTGGTTCCGAAGATAGGTTAGATTATACTGTGATTGGTAACGGGGTAAACTTGGCTTCTAGGCTGGAAAGCAATGCAAAGCCAAACTCGATCCTTATTTCCGAAGACACCTATCTTCATGTGCGAAGTGAGATCAACTGCTCAAAGAATAACACGATCAAGGTCAAAGGTGTCTCGTACCCTGTGCAGACTTATAAAGTCGAGGGACTCATGATGGAACAAGCTGATCAGTTTGGTTTGACTGAACATCAGATTCCAGGACTTTCGTTAATTCTAGACCAAAGCAAAATTGAAAATCGGGCTCTCGTCAGGAAGAAAATCAAAGAAGTACTAACTCTTCTTGAATAG
- a CDS encoding DUF1987 domain-containing protein, whose amino-acid sequence METLEIEATETTPEIKFDFSNHSFLFGGESYPEHSDEFYRPILESIQQYSQNDSKEPATFVFKLTYFNSSSARVLMKLFELIDEMGENREINIEWHYHEEDDTMEEFGEDFSDDIENANFKLMSYSDD is encoded by the coding sequence ATGGAAACATTAGAAATTGAAGCTACTGAGACAACACCCGAAATCAAGTTTGATTTTAGTAATCATTCATTCTTATTCGGTGGAGAATCCTACCCAGAGCACTCAGATGAGTTTTATCGGCCAATTTTAGAATCAATCCAACAATATTCACAAAATGATTCTAAAGAACCTGCAACATTCGTTTTCAAACTAACTTATTTCAATAGTTCAAGTGCTCGAGTGCTGATGAAGCTTTTCGAGCTTATCGATGAAATGGGAGAGAACAGAGAGATCAATATTGAATGGCACTACCACGAGGAAGATGACACTATGGAAGAATTTGGGGAAGATTTTTCAGATGACATTGAGAATGCTAACTTTAAGTTAATGAGTTACTCTGATGACTGA